A region from the Mesomycoplasma hyopneumoniae J genome encodes:
- a CDS encoding 16S rRNA (uracil(1498)-N(3))-methyltransferase, whose protein sequence is MYRFFVNEKQENFFILTNITLNHIKTVRIRNENFICVYQNEFYLVRLVPNSNKAEIIEKIKGNNEPKNKVVLALAILKTKSFEFAIQKAVEIGVSEIWPFYSKNVSQKISGDLEKKLKRWEQICLHSAQQSFRNLIPKINLPINYKDLLEQAKNFPVKLISFERAKNNINIPDNPQNTIIIIGPEGGFDDVEIQQAEKLGFQSITLGKRILRSETAAIFLLTKCIKD, encoded by the coding sequence ATGTATCGCTTTTTTGTCAATGAAAAACAAGAAAATTTCTTTATCTTAACAAATATAACCTTAAACCATATTAAAACTGTAAGAATTAGAAATGAAAATTTTATTTGTGTTTATCAAAATGAATTCTACCTTGTGAGATTAGTGCCTAATTCAAACAAAGCAGAAATAATTGAAAAAATTAAGGGGAATAACGAACCAAAAAACAAAGTTGTTCTCGCGCTTGCAATTTTGAAGACAAAATCATTTGAATTTGCAATCCAGAAAGCTGTTGAAATTGGGGTTAGTGAAATTTGACCTTTTTATAGTAAAAATGTTTCCCAAAAAATAAGCGGAGATCTTGAAAAAAAACTCAAAAGATGAGAACAAATTTGTCTTCATAGCGCCCAACAAAGTTTCCGCAATTTGATCCCGAAAATAAATTTACCTATAAATTATAAGGATCTTTTAGAACAAGCCAAAAATTTTCCAGTAAAATTAATCAGTTTTGAAAGAGCAAAAAATAATATAAATATCCCTGATAACCCCCAAAATACAATTATAATCATTGGGCCTGAAGGTGGGTTTGATGATGTTGAAATCCAACAAGCAGAAAAATTAGGGTTTCAAAGTATCACACTCGGGAAAAGAATTCTTAGATCGGAGACAGCAGCAATTTTTCTTTTAACAAAATGTATAAAAGATTAA
- a CDS encoding multifunctional adhesin P102 produces MKLAKLLKKPFWLITTIAGISLSLSAAVGIVVGINSYNKSYYSYLNQIPSQLKVTKNAKISQEKFDSIVLNLKIKDNFKKWSAKTVLTAAKSDLYRYNLVSAFDLSELINNDYSVSFDLENAVVDQNSIKNVVIYAKSDKDQITYSKQIVLKGFGNTEQARTNFDFSQIDSSKSFVDLSRANLTLMEFQILLAQNFENERGSNWFSRLERALVASKASLSLYNSLGEPVFLGPDYQLDPVLDRKKLLTLLNKDGKLVLGLNLVQISTKKTMNLNLEVRGAISNQEISKILKSWLETNLQGKLKTKDDLQMALVKDKISLSDYWYGSPNSKANTSQILTKSKEFKDLFDLSETNFFLNTKIGTVYLSIIPKLLDPSQISVVDKKKLVENQKIRFEITASLKRKAIDKKFIIQDLPVFVDLKVDFNKYQAAVAQMFGTIKAVKEFSMPEDQDAKTLSSNEIKQRVDRLFELAKTVTNLENPSEEVLKSIYLLNTGKYLVDQDQEKVKQELKTVIEGLKSKANTQKTEKNSPTQPKKPEVSLAKTTENSAKTVKVSTFAEEAKGQSQSQQTQPVSTSSPQTSQNLNSNSTTSTNLALENEKFGTSIWTAFNFANIYNLENTKSEYEISTLGNKLFFDFKLVDKTNQNLILAQSKISLNNIINSNKSAYDIIKKFNPDVFLDGTINYQDQGKDKKEFILKDLSDNKLIFKSEDAIQTDQGLELRKPLKLQSKPSNPEKEISTSLYTGAIYLVFDAKNISDGNWINLLADRKGKGLVIKVKNSDNNIPKTKEIVENGTYLYEILAGKDSIKVNSYFFPTKYPKRVKRLNFKINPKDTLPNFFTLEWFHLDWYQIGPGEQNKKPQQNAKKEPTIILKTLAIFNDKSFAEKGSLTKRSELINGLIRNYVKK; encoded by the coding sequence ATGAAGTTAGCAAAATTACTTAAAAAACCTTTTTGATTAATAACAACAATTGCCGGAATTAGTCTTAGTTTATCAGCCGCTGTTGGTATAGTTGTCGGAATTAATTCTTATAATAAATCATATTATTCTTATCTAAATCAGATCCCAAGTCAGCTAAAAGTAACAAAAAATGCTAAAATTAGTCAGGAAAAATTTGATTCAATTGTTTTAAATCTTAAAATTAAAGATAATTTTAAAAAATGATCGGCAAAAACAGTTTTAACTGCTGCCAAAAGCGATCTTTATCGTTATAATCTTGTTTCTGCTTTTGATTTAAGTGAACTAATAAACAATGATTATTCAGTTAGTTTTGATTTAGAAAATGCAGTAGTTGATCAAAATTCAATTAAAAATGTTGTTATTTATGCAAAATCTGATAAGGATCAAATAACTTATTCAAAACAAATTGTACTTAAAGGCTTTGGAAATACAGAACAAGCTAGAACTAATTTTGATTTTAGCCAAATTGATTCAAGCAAGTCTTTTGTTGATCTTTCAAGGGCAAATCTAACTTTGATGGAATTCCAAATTTTACTTGCCCAAAATTTTGAAAATGAAAGAGGAAGTAATTGATTTTCACGACTTGAAAGAGCCTTGGTTGCATCAAAAGCGAGTCTTTCACTTTATAATTCCTTAGGAGAACCCGTATTTTTAGGTCCAGATTATCAATTAGACCCAGTTTTGGATCGAAAAAAATTATTAACTTTGTTAAATAAAGATGGAAAATTAGTTCTTGGACTTAATTTAGTGCAAATTTCAACTAAAAAAACTATGAATTTAAATCTTGAAGTTCGCGGCGCGATTTCAAATCAGGAAATTTCTAAAATTCTAAAATCCTGACTTGAAACAAATCTTCAAGGCAAATTAAAAACCAAAGATGATTTGCAAATGGCACTAGTAAAAGATAAAATTAGCCTCTCTGATTATTGATATGGATCTCCAAATTCAAAAGCAAATACATCCCAAATTTTAACAAAAAGTAAAGAATTTAAAGATCTTTTTGATTTAAGTGAGACAAATTTTTTTCTTAATACCAAAATCGGAACTGTCTATTTAAGTATTATTCCCAAACTTTTAGATCCAAGTCAGATCTCTGTTGTTGATAAGAAAAAACTAGTTGAAAATCAAAAAATTCGCTTTGAAATTACTGCTTCTTTAAAACGAAAAGCTATTGATAAAAAATTTATCATCCAGGATCTTCCAGTTTTTGTTGATCTAAAAGTTGATTTTAATAAATACCAAGCCGCTGTTGCCCAAATGTTTGGAACGATAAAAGCAGTTAAAGAATTTTCAATGCCTGAAGATCAAGATGCAAAAACTTTATCCTCAAATGAAATAAAACAGCGAGTTGATCGTCTTTTTGAACTAGCAAAAACAGTGACTAATTTGGAAAATCCAAGTGAAGAAGTTCTTAAAAGCATTTATTTATTAAATACGGGAAAATATTTAGTTGACCAAGACCAGGAAAAAGTAAAACAAGAGCTAAAAACCGTGATTGAGGGCTTAAAATCAAAGGCAAATACTCAAAAAACAGAAAAAAATAGCCCCACACAACCGAAAAAACCAGAGGTTTCACTAGCTAAAACAACAGAAAATTCAGCAAAAACAGTCAAGGTAAGCACTTTTGCAGAAGAAGCTAAGGGACAAAGTCAAAGTCAGCAAACACAACCAGTTTCCACTTCATCCCCTCAAACTAGTCAAAATTTGAATTCTAATTCCACAACCAGTACGAATTTAGCCTTAGAAAATGAAAAATTTGGGACAAGCATTTGAACAGCTTTTAATTTCGCTAATATTTATAATCTTGAAAATACAAAAAGCGAATATGAGATCTCAACTTTAGGAAATAAGCTATTTTTTGATTTTAAATTAGTTGATAAAACTAATCAAAATCTAATTTTGGCCCAGTCCAAAATTAGTCTTAATAATATTATTAATTCTAATAAATCTGCCTATGATATAATTAAGAAATTCAATCCCGATGTATTTCTAGATGGAACAATTAATTATCAAGATCAAGGAAAAGATAAAAAAGAATTTATCCTAAAAGATTTAAGTGATAATAAATTAATATTTAAATCAGAAGATGCAATTCAAACTGATCAAGGTTTAGAGCTAAGGAAACCTTTGAAATTACAGTCAAAACCGTCTAATCCAGAAAAAGAAATATCAACTTCTTTATATACCGGAGCAATTTATTTAGTTTTTGATGCAAAAAATATTTCTGATGGTAATTGGATTAATCTTTTAGCCGATAGAAAAGGAAAAGGACTTGTAATTAAAGTTAAAAATTCAGATAATAACATACCTAAAACCAAAGAAATTGTTGAAAATGGTACTTATTTATATGAAATTCTTGCTGGTAAGGATTCAATTAAGGTAAATTCTTATTTTTTTCCAACAAAGTACCCAAAACGTGTAAAACGTCTTAATTTCAAGATTAACCCTAAAGACACCTTGCCAAATTTCTTTACTTTAGAATGATTTCATCTTGATTGGTATCAAATCGGCCCAGGCGAACAAAATAAAAAACCACAACAAAACGCTAAAAAAGAACCTACAATTATATTAAAAACGCTGGCAATATTTAATGATAAATCATTTGCAGAGAAAGGAAGTTTAACAAAAAGAAGTGAATTAATTAACGGGTTGATTAGAAACTATGTTAAAAAGTAA
- the ruvX gene encoding Holliday junction resolvase RuvX encodes MGKYNRILALDLGIKTCGFAISDQNWKISYPLEQFNFNRYDFASVISRIAFWMKEYPISILVLGYPLTLAGKISPRTKMVEYFADLVKKNYEIKVVFQDERLTTKQAQTFLLDLGISFKKRQKVIDKLAAQIILERFLNTKKG; translated from the coding sequence ATGGGAAAATATAACCGAATTTTAGCACTTGATCTTGGCATCAAAACTTGTGGATTTGCAATTTCTGATCAAAACTGAAAAATTTCCTATCCACTTGAACAGTTTAATTTTAATCGTTATGATTTTGCCAGTGTAATTTCCCGAATTGCATTTTGAATGAAGGAATATCCAATTTCAATCTTAGTTCTAGGTTATCCTTTAACCTTAGCTGGTAAAATTTCCCCGCGGACAAAAATGGTTGAATACTTTGCTGATTTAGTAAAAAAAAACTATGAAATTAAAGTGGTTTTTCAAGATGAGCGGCTGACTACAAAACAAGCTCAAACTTTTTTATTAGATTTAGGAATTTCCTTTAAAAAACGGCAAAAAGTAATTGATAAATTAGCCGCTCAGATAATATTAGAAAGATTTTTAAATACAAAAAAAGGATAA
- the alaS gene encoding alanine--tRNA ligase: MEKLSANKIRQLWIDFFRERNHFFIESKPLVPQNDDSLLWINSGVATLKDYFTGKKIPPSKRLVNSQKALRTNDIENVGLTSRHHTLFEMLGNFSIGDYFKTEAIDYAYEFLTKKLKLDPKNLFITYYDGDDITFEKWKSLGFSNEKLIKGSRKTNFWDLGQGPCGPCSEIYFDRGPKFDSRGSELIKNEIENDRFIEIWNIVFSEFNNDGQQNYTPLKSKNIDTGAGFERIVSILQDGPTNYDTDLFLPIIAEIEKNTVFRYKIENYFLKEPRQTQINKSFRIIADHIRAITLAINDGVQPSNLHRGYIIRRLIRRAYWNGKELGISHPFLYKLVEIVGKTLDYRFDIPTISKIILNEEENFAKTLEIGYNLLESQLKINKNQIKPVTVFKLFETYGFPVELTKEILAEKNIDFDLSQLVEFQEKHSQISRAKKTTGMQKVINSLTQIKAKISDFIGYHTHHIETKISFLANKDEEVAETNGENLSYVIFEKTPFYATAGGQKHDQGWIIQNNSTIEILDVFKDKFLNNIHVFKGKIVKNQPVFLKLDTKNRLNLERNHSGTHLLFASLRQEFGSEIKQLGSDNNEDRLTFDFPLNRKPSDQEIKSVENRINSYINQKIKRKYLVTNLEEAQKLNAIMTLEESEYMDPNSLRLVIFDKITTDLCGGTHIENTELLEKFTILSCQSKGSGIYRIRAVTSWNKYFEFLKGKIQEILSKISALKNKIKKIEPNFGLNLPNLVDLEQQFDYLKKIEDDLRIYYKKLLKSQLRIAKSELDANKIIEIGKFSFYLDFNLPLHNLKQIAATWREQNPRISFILGANLVNNEFLIIVSSAILASNQILEKIFEIFTGSGGGNYKIAQGKIQKKPEKEVFIKLLWENITEF, from the coding sequence ATGGAAAAATTATCAGCAAACAAAATAAGACAACTTTGAATTGATTTTTTTCGCGAAAGAAATCATTTTTTTATCGAATCAAAACCACTTGTTCCCCAAAATGATGACTCACTTCTTTGAATAAATTCAGGAGTTGCCACTTTAAAAGATTATTTTACTGGCAAAAAAATTCCCCCATCAAAACGACTTGTAAACTCCCAAAAAGCCTTAAGAACAAATGACATTGAAAATGTTGGTCTAACCTCGCGCCATCACACCTTATTTGAAATGCTTGGGAATTTTTCAATTGGTGACTATTTTAAAACAGAAGCAATTGACTATGCTTATGAATTTTTAACTAAAAAGTTAAAATTAGATCCCAAAAATTTGTTTATTACTTATTATGATGGTGATGATATAACTTTTGAAAAATGAAAAAGTTTGGGATTTTCTAATGAAAAATTAATAAAAGGTAGCAGAAAAACAAATTTTTGGGATTTAGGTCAGGGGCCTTGTGGTCCTTGTAGTGAAATTTATTTTGACCGCGGGCCAAAATTTGATAGTCGAGGGAGCGAACTAATCAAAAATGAGATTGAAAATGACCGTTTTATTGAAATCTGAAATATAGTTTTTTCTGAATTTAACAATGATGGCCAGCAAAATTATACACCATTAAAATCAAAAAATATTGATACCGGAGCTGGCTTTGAACGGATTGTTTCGATTTTACAAGATGGCCCAACTAATTATGATACCGATCTTTTTCTACCAATTATTGCTGAAATTGAGAAAAACACTGTTTTTCGATACAAAATTGAGAACTATTTTCTAAAAGAACCTCGACAAACACAAATTAATAAAAGTTTTCGCATAATTGCCGATCATATTAGAGCAATAACTTTAGCAATAAATGACGGGGTTCAACCTTCAAATTTACACCGGGGATATATCATTCGCCGCTTGATTCGTCGAGCATATTGGAATGGAAAAGAATTAGGAATTAGTCACCCTTTTCTTTATAAATTAGTGGAAATTGTTGGCAAAACTTTAGATTATCGTTTTGATATTCCAACAATTAGCAAAATTATTCTCAATGAAGAAGAAAATTTTGCAAAAACCTTGGAAATAGGGTATAATTTACTTGAAAGTCAACTAAAAATTAACAAAAATCAGATAAAACCTGTGACTGTGTTCAAACTTTTTGAAACTTATGGTTTTCCGGTTGAACTAACAAAGGAAATTCTTGCTGAAAAGAACATTGATTTTGATCTTAGTCAATTAGTGGAATTTCAAGAAAAACATTCACAGATTTCAAGGGCAAAAAAAACTACTGGGATGCAAAAAGTGATTAATTCACTAACTCAAATTAAAGCTAAAATTTCGGATTTTATTGGTTATCATACTCATCATATTGAGACCAAAATTAGCTTTTTAGCGAATAAAGACGAAGAAGTAGCTGAAACAAACGGTGAAAATTTATCTTATGTAATTTTTGAAAAAACTCCTTTTTATGCAACAGCCGGTGGTCAAAAACATGATCAAGGCTGAATTATTCAAAATAATTCAACAATTGAAATTCTTGATGTTTTTAAAGATAAATTTTTAAATAATATTCATGTCTTTAAAGGGAAAATTGTTAAAAATCAGCCGGTTTTTCTTAAATTAGATACAAAAAACCGGCTGAATTTAGAGAGAAACCATTCAGGCACCCACCTTTTATTTGCCTCACTTAGACAAGAATTTGGCTCTGAGATTAAACAGTTAGGATCTGATAATAATGAAGATCGCCTAACTTTCGATTTTCCACTTAATCGAAAACCAAGTGATCAAGAAATAAAATCGGTTGAAAATCGCATAAATTCTTACATAAATCAGAAAATTAAACGGAAATACCTAGTTACAAATCTTGAAGAGGCCCAAAAACTCAATGCAATTATGACACTGGAAGAATCAGAATATATGGACCCAAATTCGTTACGGTTGGTGATTTTTGATAAAATCACAACTGATTTATGTGGGGGAACTCATATTGAAAATACAGAATTACTTGAAAAATTTACAATTTTAAGCTGCCAAAGCAAAGGGTCGGGAATTTATCGAATCAGAGCAGTTACTTCCTGGAATAAATATTTTGAGTTTTTGAAAGGAAAAATTCAGGAAATTTTAAGTAAAATTTCCGCATTGAAAAACAAAATTAAGAAAATTGAGCCTAATTTTGGCCTAAATTTACCAAATTTAGTTGATTTAGAGCAACAATTTGATTACCTAAAAAAAATAGAAGATGATCTAAGAATTTATTATAAAAAACTTCTAAAATCACAATTAAGAATAGCAAAATCGGAACTTGATGCAAATAAAATAATTGAAATTGGCAAATTTAGTTTTTATTTAGATTTTAACCTTCCACTGCATAATTTAAAGCAAATAGCCGCCACCTGAAGAGAACAAAATCCAAGAATATCCTTTATTTTAGGTGCTAATTTAGTTAATAATGAATTTTTAATCATTGTTTCTTCTGCAATTTTAGCTTCTAATCAAATTCTTGAAAAAATTTTTGAAATTTTTACTGGCTCAGGAGGTGGAAATTATAAGATTGCCCAGGGAAAAATTCAAAAAAAACCAGAAAAAGAGGTGTTCATTAAACTTTTATGGGAAAATATAACCGAATTTTAG
- the mhp183 gene encoding cilium adhesin P97, translating into MSKKSKTFKIGLTAGIVGLGVFGLTVGLSSLAKYRSESPRKIANDFAAKVSTLAFSPYAFETDSDYKIVKRWLVDSNNNIRNKEKVIDSFSFFTKNGDQLEKINFQDPEYTKAKITFEILEIIPDDVNQNFKVKFQALQKLHNGDIAKSDIYEQTVAFAKQSNLLVAEFNFSLKKITEKLNQQIENLSTKITNFADEKTSSQKDPSTLRAIDFQYDLNTARNAEDLDIKLANYFPVLKNLINRLNNAPENKLPNNLGNIFEFSFAKDSSTNQYVSIQNQIPSLFLKADLSQSAREILASPDEVQPVINILRLMKKDNSSYFLNFEDFVNNLTLKNMQKEDLNAKGQNLSAYEFLADIKSGFFPGDKRSSHTKAEISNLLNKKENIYDFGKYNGKFNDRLNSPNLEYSLDAASASLDKKDKSIILIPYRLEIKDKFFADDLYPDTKDNILVKEGILKLTGFKKGPKIDLPNINQQIFKTEYLPFFEKGKEEQAKLDYGNILNPYNTQLAKVEVEALFKGNKNQEIYQALDGNYAYEFGAFKSVLNSWTGKIQHPEKADIQRFTRHLEQVKLGSNSVLNQPQTTKEQVISSLKSNNFFKNGHQVASYFQDLLTKDKLTVLETLYDLAKKWGLETNRAQFPKEVFQYTKDIFAEADKLKFLEGKKKDPYNQIKEIHQLSFNILARNDVIKSDGFYGVLLLPQSVKTELEGKNEAQIFEALKKYSLIENSAFKTTILDKNLLEGTDFKTFGDFLKAFFLKAAQFNNFAPWAKLDDNLQYSFEAIKKGETTKEGKREEVDKKVKELDNKIKGILPQPPAAKPEAAKPVAAKPEAAKPETTKPVAAKPEAAKPVAAKPVAAKPVATNTNTNTGFSLTNKPKEDYFPMAFSYKLEYTDENKLSLKTPEINVFLELVHQSEYEEQKIIKELDKTVLNLQYQFQEVKVTSEQYQKLSHPMMTEGSPNQGKKAEGAPNQGKKAEGAPSQGKKAEGAPNQGKKAEGAPSQGKKAEGASNQQSTTTELTNYLPELGKKIDEIIKKQGKNWKTEVELIEDNIAGDAKLLYFVLRDDSKSGDPKKSSLKVKITVKQSNNNQELKSK; encoded by the coding sequence ATCAGAAAGCCCACGAAAGATTGCAAATGATTTTGCCGCAAAAGTTTCAACATTAGCTTTTAGTCCTTATGCTTTTGAGACTGATTCTGATTATAAAATAGTCAAAAGGTGACTAGTTGATTCTAATAACAATATTAGAAATAAAGAAAAAGTTATTGATTCCTTTTCCTTTTTTACTAAAAACGGTGATCAGTTAGAAAAAATTAATTTTCAAGATCCTGAATATACCAAAGCGAAAATAACTTTTGAGATTCTTGAAATTATCCCTGATGATGTCAATCAAAATTTTAAGGTAAAATTTCAGGCATTACAAAAACTTCATAATGGTGATATTGCCAAATCTGATATTTATGAGCAAACAGTTGCTTTTGCCAAACAGTCAAATCTTTTAGTTGCCGAATTTAATTTTTCGCTTAAAAAAATTACCGAAAAATTAAATCAACAAATTGAAAATTTATCAACAAAAATTACAAATTTTGCTGATGAAAAAACAAGCAGCCAAAAAGATCCCTCAACTCTAAGAGCTATTGATTTCCAATACGATTTAAATACAGCGCGAAATGCTGAGGATTTAGATATAAAGCTTGCTAATTATTTTCCAGTACTTAAAAATTTAATAAACAGACTAAATAATGCTCCTGAGAATAAATTACCTAATAATTTAGGTAATATTTTTGAATTTAGCTTTGCAAAAGATAGTTCAACTAATCAATATGTAAGTATCCAGAACCAAATTCCTTCGCTGTTTTTAAAAGCAGATCTTAGTCAAAGTGCCCGTGAAATTTTAGCTAGCCCAGATGAAGTTCAGCCAGTTATTAACATTTTAAGATTAATGAAAAAAGATAATTCTTCTTATTTTCTAAATTTTGAGGATTTTGTTAATAATTTAACACTGAAAAATATGCAAAAAGAAGATTTAAATGCAAAGGGTCAAAATCTTTCTGCCTATGAATTTCTAGCAGATATTAAATCTGGATTTTTCCCTGGAGACAAGAGATCCAGTCATACCAAGGCAGAAATTAGTAATCTTTTAAATAAAAAAGAAAATATTTATGACTTTGGTAAATACAATGGAAAATTCAACGACCGTCTTAACTCGCCAAATTTAGAATATAGCCTAGATGCAGCAAGCGCAAGTCTTGATAAAAAAGATAAATCAATAATTTTAATTCCCTACCGCCTTGAAATTAAAGATAAATTTTTTGCCGATGATTTATATCCAGATACAAAAGATAATATTCTTGTAAAAGAAGGGATTCTTAAATTAACTGGATTTAAAAAAGGTCCAAAAATTGATCTCCCTAATATCAATCAGCAAATTTTTAAAACCGAATATTTACCATTTTTTGAAAAAGGTAAAGAAGAACAAGCAAAATTAGACTATGGTAATATCTTAAATCCATATAATACTCAACTTGCCAAAGTTGAAGTTGAAGCTCTTTTTAAAGGGAATAAAAACCAAGAAATCTATCAAGCACTTGATGGAAATTATGCCTATGAATTCGGGGCCTTTAAATCCGTGCTTAATTCCTGAACAGGAAAAATTCAGCATCCTGAAAAAGCTGATATCCAAAGATTTACAAGACATTTAGAACAAGTTAAATTGGGTTCTAATTCAGTTTTAAATCAACCACAAACAACAAAAGAACAAGTAATTTCAAGTCTTAAAAGTAATAACTTTTTTAAAAATGGACATCAAGTTGCTAGTTATTTCCAGGATTTACTCACCAAGGACAAATTAACAGTTCTAGAGACTCTTTATGATCTAGCAAAAAAATGGGGACTAGAAACTAACAGGGCGCAATTCCCGAAAGAGGTTTTCCAATATACAAAAGATATTTTTGCAGAAGCAGATAAATTAAAATTTTTGGAAGGGAAAAAAAAGGATCCTTACAATCAGATAAAAGAAATTCACCAACTTTCCTTTAATATTTTAGCTCGTAATGATGTAATAAAATCTGATGGATTTTACGGAGTTTTATTATTGCCCCAAAGTGTAAAAACTGAATTAGAAGGCAAAAATGAGGCGCAAATTTTTGAAGCTCTTAAAAAATATTCTTTAATTGAGAACTCGGCTTTTAAAACTACTATTTTAGATAAAAATCTACTTGAAGGGACTGATTTTAAAACCTTCGGTGATTTTTTAAAAGCATTTTTCCTTAAAGCAGCCCAATTTAATAATTTTGCTCCTTGAGCAAAATTAGACGATAATCTTCAGTATTCATTTGAAGCTATCAAAAAAGGGGAAACTACAAAAGAAGGTAAAAGAGAAGAAGTAGATAAAAAAGTTAAAGAATTAGATAATAAAATAAAAGGTATATTACCTCAGCCCCCAGCAGCTAAACCTGAAGCGGCTAAACCAGTAGCAGCAAAACCTGAAGCAGCTAAACCTGAAACAACAAAACCAGTAGCAGCTAAACCTGAAGCAGCAAAACCAGTAGCAGCAAAACCAGTAGCAGCAAAACCAGTTGCTACTAATACTAATACTAATACTGGCTTTTCACTTACAAATAAACCAAAAGAAGACTATTTCCCAATGGCTTTTAGTTATAAATTAGAATATACTGACGAAAATAAATTAAGCCTAAAAACACCGGAAATTAATGTATTTTTAGAACTAGTTCATCAAAGCGAGTATGAAGAACAAAAAATAATAAAGGAACTAGATAAAACTGTTTTAAATCTTCAATATCAATTCCAGGAAGTCAAGGTAACTAGTGAACAATATCAGAAACTTAGCCACCCAATGATGACCGAGGGATCTCCTAATCAAGGTAAAAAAGCCGAAGGCGCTCCTAACCAAGGCAAAAAAGCCGAAGGCGCACCTAGTCAAGGGAAAAAAGCCGAAGGCGCTCCTAACCAAGGCAAAAAAGCCGAAGGCGCACCTAGTCAAGGGAAAAAAGCAGAGGGTGCTTCTAATCAACAAAGCACAACTACCGAATTAACTAATTACCTTCCTGAATTAGGTAAAAAAATTGACGAAATCATTAAAAAACAAGGTAAAAATTGGAAAACAGAGGTTGAACTAATCGAGGATAATATCGCTGGAGATGCTAAATTGCTATACTTTGTCCTAAGGGATGATTCAAAATCCGGTGATCCTAAAAAATCAAGTCTAAAAGTTAAAATAACAGTAAAACAAAGTAATAATAATCAGGAATTAAAATCTAAATAA
- the pth gene encoding aminoacyl-tRNA hydrolase, with protein sequence MKLIVGLGNPGEKYAKTKHNVGYWVLDLLAEKLALSFDQKTENGIYVKQPDFILAKPTTFMNKSGDFVEELIKFYKINTQDLMIIYDDMNFEVGQAAIKTTGSAGGQRGMAHIIEKCKTKEIKRLKIGISRGENAKEYVLSPFLPKDNAKIKLVIEEAANILIFYLSNSFITTIEKFNANKNKV encoded by the coding sequence ATGAAACTAATTGTCGGCCTTGGTAATCCCGGGGAGAAATATGCTAAAACCAAACATAATGTCGGCTATTGAGTTCTCGATTTACTAGCGGAAAAATTAGCTCTTAGTTTTGATCAGAAAACCGAAAATGGAATTTATGTAAAACAGCCCGATTTTATTCTAGCAAAACCGACAACTTTTATGAATAAGTCCGGCGATTTTGTCGAGGAATTAATTAAATTTTATAAAATTAATACTCAAGATTTAATGATTATCTATGATGATATGAATTTTGAGGTCGGCCAGGCAGCAATCAAAACAACCGGCAGTGCCGGTGGTCAACGCGGTATGGCCCATATTATCGAAAAATGCAAAACAAAAGAAATTAAAAGGCTAAAAATTGGTATTTCTCGGGGCGAAAATGCAAAAGAATATGTTTTATCACCCTTTTTACCTAAAGATAATGCAAAAATTAAACTTGTAATTGAAGAAGCAGCTAATATTCTGATTTTTTATTTATCTAATAGTTTTATTACAACAATCGAAAAATTTAATGCAAATAAAAATAAAGTCTAA